The Bacteroidota bacterium region CATAAAGGTAACAATGCTTTTTGCCTGCTCGTCCGAAATATCTTTACCCAATTCGGCTTTCCCCATCATCTTAACAACTTCAGACAGGTCTGACATACTTCCGTCGTGCATGTAAGGCCCGGTTTTTTCAATGTTTCTCAATGAAGGAACTTTGAACATAAACTTGTCCATATCGTTTTTAGTTTCCTCATATTTACCCATGTCAACTGTGCCGCTCAAATAATCTTCGTATTTTCCAAATACCGGGAATTTCTGCATCATAGCTCCTCCCAGTACAGGACCTGAATGACATGCTATACAACCCTGGTCGATAAATGTTTTTAAACCTTCTTTTTCTGCGTCGTTAAGAGCTTTATCATCTCCTGCAAGGTATTTGTCGAATTTAGAAGGTGTAATCAATTCTCTTTCAAATACACCAATTGCCTTTTTGATGTTGTCATAAGTAATAGGATCTTTATCATCGGGATAAGCCGCTGCAAACATCTCTTTATAGAAATCTACTTTTTTCAGTCTTTTTACCAAAAAATCTTCTGATGGAATATTCATTTCAACAGGATTTGTAACCGGCATTCCGGCCTGTTCCTCAACATCCTTGGCTCTGCCATCCCAGAATTGGGCAAAATGGAAAGCGGCGTTTAATGTTGTAGGAGAGTTTCTGGTTCCTTTCGACTTTCCGTCATCTCCATCGGAAACAGGTTCGCTGTCAACACCAAAATTGTTTAAATCGTGGCAGGTATTACAGCTTTGTGTCTGGTCTTTCGATAGTCTGTTGTCGAAGTACAAGGCTTGTCCCAAAGCTACTTTTTCGGCAGATGTTGGATTATCCGGGTTTACCGATTCTTCCGGAAGAACCGCAAAAAAAGTATTTGCGCTGGTTTTTAATTCTTTCCATTTTTTATCGGAAGAAGAAACAGGGTCTTTTACAGGATCTTTTTTCTTCTCAGAATCGTTTCCGCAGCTCGTTAAAAATACTGCTGCCAGCCCTAGAGTTAATAAGGAAAATTTCATAACTATGTAAAAATTAAAAGTTTATATAAAAATAGTAAATGAAACTTAATTATCTT contains the following coding sequences:
- a CDS encoding cytochrome-c peroxidase, with amino-acid sequence MKFSLLTLGLAAVFLTSCGNDSEKKKDPVKDPVSSSDKKWKELKTSANTFFAVLPEESVNPDNPTSAEKVALGQALYFDNRLSKDQTQSCNTCHDLNNFGVDSEPVSDGDDGKSKGTRNSPTTLNAAFHFAQFWDGRAKDVEEQAGMPVTNPVEMNIPSEDFLVKRLKKVDFYKEMFAAAYPDDKDPITYDNIKKAIGVFERELITPSKFDKYLAGDDKALNDAEKEGLKTFIDQGCIACHSGPVLGGAMMQKFPVFGKYEDYLSGTVDMGKYEETKNDMDKFMFKVPSLRNIEKTGPYMHDGSMSDLSEVVKMMGKAELGKDISDEQAKSIVTFMNTLTGDVDAKYKTAPAVLSES